Proteins from one Candidatus Sulfotelmatobacter sp. genomic window:
- a CDS encoding protein kinase, producing the protein MLAPGTRLGSYEIIAPLGAGGMGEVYRARDSRLSRDVAIKALPAGVAQDPERLARFDREAKLLASLNHPNIGAIYGLEEVDGQRYLVLEFVEGETLAQRLSRGPLPIAEALEVCSQVASALEAAHESGIVHRDLKPGNVMRTSSGAIKVLDFGLAKGGASASMSDPSLSISPTVTYAGTAAGVVLGTAAYMSPEQARGRAVDKRTDIWSFGCVLFECLTGRQTFQGETVSDLIARILERDPDWSALPAGTPASIRELLQRCLEKDVRQRLRDIGDARIAIERERALGSGAVRAAAGAQAAARRRGLVTAWAALLAGVLIGGGSAWMARGGRLAGGPTTAQLTMDIPDSLSIQDGDWSATKRAMVLICRRASEVDNPSLRIYVRSLDDFTPHLVPGTEGVTSLRITNDGRWIVFVGQVAPNSPDRRLARIPLDGSAPPITVSAWDPAWHSFALLSNGDIVVMDQPGTKMWRIPASGGATVESKVDRGDLRASVELEKPAPGDRMVFLRAAIYEQRGWSVQIGALDLAKNRLVTFGQEGGFSALAPGGELLFSRGEVLLAAPFDASRLKVAGAPVAVASGLWAPFSYYPGYFLLDREGTLIYPPGGAVGDQRRIGIVDAEGRLRKLSTEPRPYQRYPVPARDGKTFFIPATNAAGIDEIWMGDLERAGLRKVVAEPNADCTLPHPSPDGRHLAYWRVGRDSSDGTYIMNLESGGPGRLVIPDPSSQDQYAIDQWSPDGEWLILTRVTNGRLNGLYAARLSTSADSVVAVRKLTAGSEAAGTGALSADGRWLAYQSDESGRDEIYVAPFHPEGSLGAAIRLTDGGGGVPEWLAPGRLAYRSPDIRHLYVMEVGSPPTAGIHPARDWCNLDEIGVLDGSVMPDGTFLAKLRGPHETGGGSAVNLVFGWTDELKRRLAAR; encoded by the coding sequence ATGCTCGCTCCCGGCACACGCCTCGGCTCCTACGAAATCATCGCCCCGCTCGGCGCGGGCGGCATGGGCGAGGTCTATCGCGCCCGCGACTCGCGGCTTTCCCGCGACGTCGCCATCAAGGCGCTGCCCGCCGGTGTGGCGCAGGACCCGGAACGCCTGGCGCGATTCGACCGCGAAGCCAAGCTGCTCGCCTCGCTGAACCACCCGAACATCGGCGCGATCTACGGCCTCGAAGAAGTCGATGGCCAGCGCTACCTGGTGCTCGAGTTCGTCGAGGGCGAGACCCTGGCGCAGCGCCTTTCGCGCGGACCGCTGCCGATCGCGGAGGCGCTCGAAGTGTGCTCGCAGGTGGCCTCGGCGCTCGAGGCCGCGCACGAGAGCGGCATCGTGCACCGCGACTTGAAGCCCGGCAACGTCATGCGCACCTCGAGCGGTGCGATCAAGGTGCTCGACTTCGGGCTTGCCAAGGGCGGCGCATCGGCTTCGATGTCGGATCCCTCGCTTTCGATCTCGCCGACCGTTACCTACGCCGGCACGGCCGCCGGGGTGGTGCTCGGAACCGCGGCCTACATGAGCCCCGAGCAGGCGCGCGGCCGCGCGGTCGACAAGCGCACCGACATCTGGTCGTTCGGTTGCGTGCTGTTCGAATGCCTGACCGGGCGGCAGACTTTTCAGGGCGAGACGGTTTCCGACCTGATCGCACGCATCCTCGAGCGCGACCCCGACTGGAGCGCGCTGCCCGCCGGGACGCCGGCCAGCATCCGCGAGCTGCTGCAGCGCTGCCTCGAGAAGGACGTGCGCCAGCGACTGCGTGACATTGGCGACGCGCGCATCGCGATCGAGCGCGAGCGCGCGCTCGGCAGCGGCGCGGTGCGCGCGGCCGCCGGGGCGCAAGCGGCCGCGCGGCGGCGCGGACTCGTGACCGCGTGGGCGGCGCTGCTGGCCGGGGTTCTGATCGGTGGCGGGTCGGCCTGGATGGCTCGCGGCGGTCGCCTCGCGGGGGGCCCCACCACCGCCCAGCTGACCATGGACATTCCCGACAGTCTCAGCATTCAGGACGGCGACTGGAGCGCGACGAAGCGCGCCATGGTGCTGATCTGCCGGCGCGCCTCGGAGGTCGACAACCCCTCGCTGCGCATTTACGTGCGCTCCCTCGATGATTTCACTCCCCACCTGGTTCCGGGCACTGAAGGCGTCACCAGTCTCCGCATCACGAACGACGGCCGCTGGATCGTGTTCGTGGGACAGGTGGCCCCGAACTCGCCAGACCGCCGGCTGGCAAGGATTCCGCTCGACGGGAGCGCACCGCCCATCACGGTGTCGGCCTGGGACCCCGCCTGGCACTCGTTCGCCTTGCTCTCCAATGGAGACATCGTGGTGATGGACCAACCTGGGACGAAGATGTGGCGGATCCCGGCGAGCGGCGGTGCCACGGTCGAATCGAAGGTGGACCGCGGGGACCTGCGCGCCAGCGTGGAGCTGGAGAAGCCGGCGCCCGGCGACCGCATGGTTTTCCTGCGCGCGGCGATCTACGAGCAACGGGGCTGGAGCGTTCAAATCGGCGCCCTTGATCTCGCGAAGAACCGGCTGGTGACGTTCGGCCAGGAGGGCGGTTTTTCGGCGCTCGCGCCGGGCGGCGAGCTGTTGTTCTCGCGCGGGGAGGTGCTGCTCGCGGCGCCCTTCGACGCGAGCCGGCTCAAGGTGGCCGGCGCCCCGGTCGCTGTCGCAAGCGGACTGTGGGCGCCTTTCTCCTACTATCCCGGCTACTTCCTGCTCGATCGCGAGGGCACTCTGATCTATCCGCCGGGGGGCGCGGTCGGGGATCAGCGCCGCATCGGCATCGTCGACGCCGAAGGCCGATTGCGAAAGCTTTCGACCGAGCCGAGACCCTACCAGCGGTATCCGGTGCCGGCCCGCGACGGGAAGACATTCTTCATTCCCGCCACCAACGCCGCCGGCATCGACGAGATCTGGATGGGCGACCTGGAGCGCGCGGGGTTGCGCAAGGTGGTTGCCGAGCCGAACGCGGATTGCACGCTGCCCCATCCTTCGCCGGACGGTCGCCATCTCGCGTACTGGCGGGTCGGGCGCGATTCGAGTGACGGCACCTACATCATGAACCTGGAATCGGGAGGCCCCGGGCGTCTCGTGATCCCCGATCCTTCGTCGCAAGACCAGTACGCGATCGATCAGTGGTCGCCGGACGGCGAATGGTTGATCCTGACGCGAGTGACCAATGGCCGCCTGAACGGTCTCTACGCGGCAAGACTCTCGACCTCCGCGGACTCCGTGGTCGCCGTGCGCAAGCTGACCGCCGGCTCCGAAGCGGCGGGCACGGGCGCCTTGTCGGCCGACGGTCGCTGGCTCGCGTATCAGAGCGACGAATCGGGGCGCGACGAGATCTACGTCGCGCCCTTCCATCCCGAGGGCAGCCTCGGCGCCGCGATCCGGCTCACCGATGGCGGGGGCGGAGTGCCCGAGTGGCTCGCGCCAGGCCGGCTCGCCTATCGCAGTCCCGACATCCGCCACCTGTACGTGATGGAAGTCGGGAGTCCACCCACGGCCGGGATCCATCCGGCGCGCGACTGGTGCAACCTCGACGAGATCGGCGTCCTGGATGGCTCGGTGATGCCGGATGGAACCTTTCTCGCCAAACTGCGCGGTCCCCACGAAACCGGCGGCGGCAGCGCGGTCAACCTGGTGTTCGGCTGGACCGACGAGCTGAAGCGCCGGCTCGCCGCGCGCTAG
- a CDS encoding protein kinase, with protein MLSAGSRLGPYEIVAPLGSGGMGEVYRARDTRLGREVAVKVLPLHLSAEPEVRARFEREAKIVSGLNHPNICTLFDVGRAPAEAGAGESDYLVMELIEGETLAERLRRGPLAPAELLRFATQIADALDRAHRAGVIHRDLKPANVMITRNGAKLMDFGLSRAGGVTGAAGSGAAAGLTQSPTLARALTTEGTLLGTFQYMSPEQLEGREADARSDIWALGCVLYEMATGRRAFEGRSQASLIAAILEREPAAVGEAPSGAAALGGPPHGIERLIRNCLAKEPDERIQTAHDVKLHLQAIAEGAGLSATSVAASVIPALGAARARGGGSPLAWAVAVAAILAAIGVTAWLWPLAHAKPAPIRFRIGSIPHVAEMFWPRISPDGRELLFVAPDSSGNTRTYLRPLNDIEARAIPGTEGANRVYWSPDSREIAFVVGDKMERVTIAGSSPTLICAANGGADLSWGSKGLILMDGHANDSLRVVPAGGGELKPASRIVRADGETTSAWPCFLPDGEHFLFIGGSGGNGGNIRLGRIGSLESKKLGQSDGRVEYAPGGWVLYVKGSSLLAQKLDVGAARLTGEPITIVDDLRTGSSEGHFSISNNGILALARIAGGDLNGLQIGDRHGTRSGDALVSGTVVNPQPSPDGRYVLYQRRGGAFGRDGEIFVYDTSRSTDTRLTFTDGHASTPVWSPDGHRFAYAARTASGETQFRIASADGLGAVDSIVLPREFTASLSQWSPAGSRLLCFTSAFRTWILPAEGKDRVPRPLADSSATQAHGQISPDGRWLAVTIANGNAPQVFVESLGETPGRWQISTTTGILPRWTRGGHELVYESLEGNLMAAEIDTRSGFQAGTPQKLFTLPTRAFDPSTSSWSCDAAGERFFLVVPEQTQGAGILEINTDFQALVTRR; from the coding sequence ATGCTCTCCGCCGGCAGCCGCCTCGGTCCCTACGAAATCGTCGCCCCCCTGGGGAGCGGCGGCATGGGCGAGGTGTATCGGGCGCGCGACACGCGGCTTGGCCGCGAGGTGGCGGTCAAGGTGCTTCCGCTCCACCTGTCGGCCGAGCCGGAAGTGCGGGCCCGATTCGAGCGCGAGGCGAAGATTGTCTCGGGACTCAATCACCCGAACATCTGCACGCTGTTCGACGTCGGGCGGGCGCCGGCCGAAGCCGGAGCGGGAGAATCCGACTACCTGGTGATGGAGCTGATCGAGGGCGAGACGCTGGCCGAGCGCCTTCGCCGCGGCCCCCTCGCGCCGGCCGAGCTGCTGCGCTTCGCCACCCAGATCGCCGACGCGCTCGATCGCGCGCATCGCGCCGGCGTGATCCATCGCGACTTGAAGCCTGCCAACGTCATGATCACGCGAAACGGCGCGAAGCTGATGGACTTCGGTCTGTCGCGCGCCGGCGGCGTTACCGGAGCCGCGGGCTCGGGCGCGGCCGCGGGACTCACTCAGTCGCCGACCCTGGCTCGAGCCCTGACCACCGAGGGCACGCTGCTCGGCACCTTTCAATACATGTCTCCGGAGCAGCTCGAGGGCCGCGAGGCCGACGCGCGCAGCGACATCTGGGCGCTGGGCTGCGTCCTCTACGAAATGGCCACCGGCCGGCGCGCCTTCGAGGGCCGCAGCCAGGCCTCGCTGATCGCGGCCATCCTCGAGCGCGAGCCGGCCGCGGTCGGCGAGGCGCCGTCGGGCGCCGCTGCGCTCGGCGGACCGCCGCACGGCATCGAGCGGCTGATTCGCAACTGTCTCGCCAAGGAGCCCGACGAGCGCATCCAGACCGCACACGACGTGAAGCTCCACCTGCAGGCGATCGCCGAGGGCGCGGGTCTGTCCGCGACCAGCGTCGCCGCGTCGGTGATCCCGGCGCTGGGGGCCGCGCGCGCGCGCGGCGGGGGCTCGCCGCTCGCGTGGGCGGTGGCTGTCGCCGCGATCCTGGCCGCGATCGGCGTCACCGCCTGGCTCTGGCCGCTCGCGCACGCGAAGCCGGCGCCGATCCGCTTCCGCATCGGCTCGATTCCTCACGTGGCCGAGATGTTCTGGCCGCGCATCTCGCCCGATGGTCGCGAGCTGTTGTTCGTGGCCCCGGACTCGAGCGGAAACACCCGCACCTATCTTCGCCCACTGAACGACATCGAGGCCCGAGCGATACCCGGAACCGAGGGCGCCAATCGCGTCTACTGGTCGCCCGACAGCCGCGAGATCGCCTTCGTGGTCGGCGACAAGATGGAACGCGTGACGATCGCCGGCAGCTCGCCCACCCTGATCTGCGCCGCCAACGGCGGCGCGGACCTGAGCTGGGGCTCGAAAGGGCTGATCCTCATGGATGGCCACGCCAATGATTCGCTGCGCGTCGTGCCGGCAGGCGGCGGTGAGCTGAAACCCGCTTCACGCATCGTTCGCGCCGACGGCGAAACGACCAGCGCCTGGCCGTGCTTCCTGCCCGACGGCGAACACTTCCTGTTCATCGGCGGCTCGGGTGGCAACGGCGGCAACATTAGGCTCGGCCGGATCGGAAGTCTGGAATCGAAGAAGCTCGGCCAGTCCGACGGCCGCGTCGAATACGCGCCGGGCGGCTGGGTCCTGTACGTGAAGGGGTCGAGCCTGCTGGCTCAGAAGCTCGACGTCGGCGCCGCCAGACTCACCGGGGAGCCGATCACGATCGTGGACGACCTGCGGACCGGATCGTCGGAGGGACACTTTTCGATCTCCAACAACGGGATTCTCGCGCTGGCCCGGATCGCCGGGGGGGACCTGAACGGGCTGCAGATCGGTGACCGCCACGGCACGCGCTCGGGCGACGCGCTGGTGTCGGGCACCGTCGTCAATCCGCAGCCCTCGCCCGACGGGCGCTACGTGCTCTATCAGCGAAGGGGAGGAGCCTTCGGGCGCGACGGCGAGATCTTCGTCTACGACACCAGCCGCTCCACCGACACGCGCCTCACCTTCACCGACGGGCACGCCTCGACGCCGGTCTGGTCACCGGACGGGCACCGCTTCGCCTACGCGGCACGGACCGCCTCGGGCGAGACCCAGTTCCGGATTGCGTCCGCGGATGGTCTCGGGGCGGTGGATTCCATCGTGCTTCCCAGGGAATTCACGGCATCGCTCAGCCAGTGGTCGCCCGCGGGATCGAGGCTGCTGTGCTTCACCTCGGCGTTCCGGACCTGGATCCTGCCCGCCGAGGGGAAAGACCGCGTCCCGCGGCCGCTGGCGGATTCCAGCGCGACCCAGGCGCACGGGCAGATCTCTCCCGATGGCCGCTGGCTGGCGGTCACCATCGCCAACGGCAACGCCCCGCAGGTGTTCGTGGAGTCGCTGGGCGAGACCCCGGGCCGCTGGCAGATCTCGACCACCACCGGAATCCTTCCTCGCTGGACACGTGGCGGCCACGAACTGGTCTACGAATCGCTCGAAGGGAATCTGATGGCGGCCGAGATCGACACGCGAAGCGGCTTCCAGGCCGGAACTCCGCAAAAGCTCTTCACGCTTCCGACGCGCGCGTTCGACCCGAGTACTTCCAGCTGGAGCTGCGACGCCGCCGGCGAGCGCTTCTTTCTGGTGGTCCCCGAGCAGACCCAGGGCGCCGGGATCCTCGAGATCAACACCGACTTCCAGGCGCTGGTGACGCGCCGGTGA
- a CDS encoding MaoC family dehydratase — protein MSQSPAVWPNGMPAVGQIARRSRRVEARDIELFTEISGDRNPLHYDERAAAATRFGGIVVQGGVTSAILNAVVAEDLPGPGTVFLSVRWDFKAPVRPGDTITGEVRVTKVRDDKPITELETRVIRDDGTVVLEGTAACYTMPLPR, from the coding sequence ATGAGCCAGAGCCCGGCGGTGTGGCCGAACGGCATGCCGGCCGTCGGCCAGATCGCGCGGCGCTCGCGCCGCGTCGAAGCCCGCGACATCGAGCTCTTCACCGAGATCAGCGGCGATCGCAATCCACTGCACTACGACGAGCGCGCCGCCGCCGCCACGCGCTTTGGCGGGATTGTGGTGCAAGGCGGCGTGACGAGCGCCATCCTCAACGCGGTGGTGGCCGAGGACTTGCCGGGCCCGGGAACGGTCTTCCTGAGCGTGCGCTGGGACTTCAAGGCGCCGGTGCGGCCCGGCGACACCATCACCGGCGAGGTGAGAGTCACGAAGGTGCGTGACGACAAACCCATCACCGAGCTCGAGACGCGGGTGATTCGCGACGACGGCACCGTGGTGCTCGAAGGCACCGCGGCCTGCTACACTATGCCGCTTCCTCGGTAG
- the efp gene encoding elongation factor P has protein sequence MIVATQLKVGNVIMHNGKPHRVTNVVHVTPGNWRGMVQTRLVNIETGSNAEHRFRSEDKVERAALEEHELQFSYRAGDDFNFMNTESYEMVALGKDVLGDNVGYLTEGMVIKAMYFEGRVVGIEPPMFVELAVKETTPNIKGAAVQNTSKPAILETGLEIKVPPYVEEGNVVKIDTRTGEFVERM, from the coding sequence GTGATCGTCGCCACCCAGCTCAAGGTCGGAAACGTCATCATGCACAACGGCAAGCCGCACCGCGTCACGAACGTGGTCCACGTGACGCCTGGCAACTGGCGCGGCATGGTGCAGACGCGGCTCGTCAACATCGAAACCGGCTCGAACGCCGAGCATCGCTTTCGCTCGGAAGACAAGGTCGAGCGTGCCGCGCTCGAAGAGCACGAGCTCCAGTTCAGCTACCGGGCCGGCGACGACTTCAACTTCATGAACACCGAGAGCTACGAGATGGTGGCTCTGGGGAAGGACGTGCTGGGCGACAACGTCGGTTATCTCACCGAGGGCATGGTGATCAAGGCCATGTATTTCGAAGGGCGCGTGGTGGGCATCGAGCCGCCGATGTTCGTGGAGCTGGCGGTCAAGGAGACCACGCCCAACATCAAGGGCGCCGCGGTTCAGAACACCTCGAAGCCCGCGATCCTCGAGACCGGCCTCGAGATCAAGGTGCCGCCCTACGTCGAAGAGGGCAACGTGGTGAAGATCGACACCCGCACTGGAGAGTTCGTCGAGAGGATGTAG
- the rho gene encoding transcription termination factor Rho produces the protein MVREGGGMPGGAPGGVGGGGMGGGGGMGGGGGGGQGRRRRRRSRGYRPLSNAAPQPYSNNGQPDTGQDRRGGGGGRPQGRRRGRERPGRPQRRGLEVLRDLQQIGVALDPTERLILELPPGEGNPPYGDRITGRAIDIIAPIGRGQRCLIVSPPKAGKTRILQIIAASVAFNHPDVGVYALLVDERPEEVTDFRRNTPANVIAASSDMTIEEHISTAEYAMEVVAGQVLEGKDVVLLLDSITRLARAYNAGSEGSGRTMSGGLDSNAMQSPRQIFGAARKIENGGSLTIIGTALIDTGSRMDQIIFEEFKGTGNSEIYLSRELAERRIYPAIDIAKSGTRKEEKLYPPEIVPRMHLLRRGLAGLHPQEAMTKLLELLNRCKTNEEIFDLLRS, from the coding sequence ATGGTCCGCGAGGGCGGCGGCATGCCGGGAGGAGCGCCCGGCGGCGTGGGCGGAGGTGGAATGGGCGGTGGCGGCGGAATGGGTGGTGGCGGTGGCGGTGGCCAGGGCCGGCGGCGCCGGCGCCGCTCGCGCGGCTATCGGCCGCTGTCGAATGCCGCGCCCCAGCCGTACTCGAACAACGGCCAGCCCGACACGGGGCAGGACCGCCGCGGTGGCGGTGGTGGCCGCCCGCAGGGCCGGCGCCGTGGCCGCGAGCGCCCGGGACGGCCGCAACGCCGTGGCCTCGAAGTGCTGCGCGATCTCCAGCAGATCGGCGTCGCGCTGGATCCCACCGAGCGCCTGATCCTCGAGCTGCCGCCAGGCGAGGGCAACCCCCCCTACGGCGATCGCATCACCGGCCGGGCCATCGACATCATCGCCCCGATTGGACGCGGGCAGCGCTGCCTGATCGTTTCGCCGCCCAAGGCCGGCAAGACCCGCATCCTGCAGATCATTGCGGCAAGTGTGGCGTTCAACCATCCCGACGTCGGCGTCTACGCGTTGCTGGTCGACGAGCGCCCCGAGGAAGTCACCGACTTCCGCCGCAACACCCCGGCCAACGTAATCGCCGCTTCGAGCGACATGACCATCGAGGAGCACATCTCGACCGCCGAGTACGCGATGGAGGTGGTCGCCGGCCAGGTGCTCGAAGGAAAAGACGTGGTGCTGCTGCTCGACTCGATCACGCGCCTCGCGCGCGCCTACAACGCCGGCTCCGAGGGCAGCGGCCGCACCATGTCGGGCGGACTCGATTCGAACGCCATGCAGTCGCCGCGGCAGATCTTCGGCGCGGCCCGCAAGATCGAGAACGGCGGCTCGCTCACCATCATCGGCACCGCCTTGATCGACACCGGCTCGCGCATGGACCAGATCATCTTCGAGGAGTTCAAGGGCACCGGAAACAGCGAGATCTACCTGTCGCGCGAGCTGGCCGAGCGGCGCATCTATCCGGCCATCGACATCGCCAAGAGCGGCACGCGCAAGGAGGAGAAGCTCTACCCGCCCGAGATCGTGCCGCGCATGCATCTGCTGCGGCGCGGCCTCGCCGGGCTGCACCCGCAGGAAGCCATGACCAAGCTGCTCGAGCTCCTGAATCGCTGCAAGACCAACGAAGAGATCTTCGACCTGCTGCGCTCCTAG
- a CDS encoding cob(I)yrinic acid a,c-diamide adenosyltransferase translates to MKIYTRTGDDGFTGVLGPERMLKSAPRVEAYGQVDELNAALGAARALDLQGWLHAELDSAQRMLFHVGAELATPSADSLAQLPRVGDEDVVALENVIDRLEGQLPPLRNFVLPQGTPLAAQLHVARAVCRRAERHVVGLAQSEKIEPRLIRYLNRLADLLFVMARWCNARAGVAEAEWRGR, encoded by the coding sequence ATGAAGATCTACACGCGCACCGGCGACGACGGGTTTACCGGCGTGCTGGGCCCCGAGCGGATGCTGAAAAGCGCGCCGCGCGTCGAGGCCTACGGCCAGGTGGACGAGCTGAACGCGGCGCTCGGCGCGGCGCGCGCGCTCGATCTGCAGGGCTGGCTCCACGCCGAGCTCGACTCGGCGCAGCGGATGCTGTTCCACGTCGGCGCCGAGCTGGCCACCCCTTCGGCGGATTCGCTCGCGCAGCTCCCGCGCGTCGGCGACGAAGACGTCGTGGCGCTCGAGAACGTGATCGATCGTCTCGAGGGCCAGCTCCCACCGCTCAGGAACTTCGTGCTGCCGCAGGGAACTCCACTCGCCGCCCAGCTCCACGTGGCACGCGCGGTGTGCCGGCGCGCCGAGCGCCACGTCGTGGGGCTCGCGCAGTCGGAGAAGATCGAACCGCGGCTGATCCGCTACCTGAACCGGCTCGCCGACCTGCTGTTCGTGATGGCGCGCTGGTGCAACGCTCGCGCGGGCGTGGCCGAGGCGGAGTGGAGGGGGCGCTAG
- a CDS encoding GreA/GreB family elongation factor, translating to MTQLDSDTRAQLEQLAHDAQAEGQLVMVRDECAARLRQPGAAHAVEYLLAAACALHGEIERALQTLLALGERLAAEKKWEALAAVAERALDLEATQAGARLLVQAHEALKKDPARLDALERAWAVTPDDLELALLLAVRLGEAGEAKRRREILTEMLPRFAAAQRWAGLEEAALEFVEHDDLEGLSRLVAILPTVATQGAIAECRQLVEIAAPPLAKAGALGRLYGPLREVATRAMAGGGAIAGEPFRDSVVTALRQGPAKELPDPDGVIRGAGLEDRSQPLDAALERFDRTAALAPGRAVHHASFGAGRIAANDGENVLIDFAHSKHHRMPFLAAQRTLTPIDAGDLRLLKVSDAAGLKKLIAEDPATTLVRALKSLNGDADAQKLKVFLVGSDLIPSTEWTSFWRKARAAAEKDARIDSSRAFEQRYRLAAEGSASSGDAVPLPALEPRKPARHELAKIRRFLAQHPNVEKPLAQRFGRTVERVMKDAEGERVDRARAGLYFTRWNPERAAEWGRVLQSLWEQGLEIGELAGEDEQLALLEVSHAVGVEAEAILSALDSRFAAVRERAEFFQAQLDDAGRAELRRTLLEHATRHPAAALRLIEETSAGKPADGWQVLVAAMTLIEDKPKPSTAEKILRLLEPGGAIDRMLANLPRPDETQLRIRVLLRQWRSSDRFLFPTLDAMKRLGLGEEVEWLAQQRQQKTDKLFESVGKQAEDSDIPVMTRATWNRLSKELERLQKELRTTIPQTIQRARELGDLRENAEFHSAKLKQSNVSKLVASLQLRLARARFVDEAEYKDGVVGLGSEVALESDDEVTTYWILGEGEQHHGDHVISFQSPVGRALMGLSIGDEAELGEAEHRRRYRVVSIERRLPPVEGADPLATG from the coding sequence GTGACTCAACTCGACTCCGACACGCGCGCTCAGCTGGAACAGCTGGCGCACGACGCGCAGGCCGAAGGCCAGCTCGTCATGGTTCGCGATGAATGCGCCGCGCGGCTGCGCCAGCCAGGAGCCGCACACGCCGTCGAGTACCTGCTGGCGGCAGCCTGCGCCCTCCACGGCGAGATCGAGCGCGCGCTCCAAACGCTGCTGGCGCTCGGCGAGCGTCTGGCCGCCGAGAAGAAGTGGGAGGCGCTGGCCGCGGTGGCCGAGCGCGCGTTGGATCTCGAGGCCACCCAGGCCGGGGCCCGGCTGCTGGTGCAGGCGCACGAGGCGCTGAAGAAGGATCCGGCCCGCCTCGACGCGCTCGAGCGCGCCTGGGCGGTGACCCCCGACGATCTCGAGCTGGCGCTGCTGCTGGCAGTGCGGTTGGGCGAAGCGGGCGAGGCCAAGCGGCGGCGCGAGATCCTCACCGAGATGCTGCCCCGCTTCGCCGCGGCGCAACGCTGGGCCGGGCTGGAAGAGGCGGCGCTCGAGTTCGTCGAGCACGACGACCTCGAGGGGCTCTCGCGACTGGTGGCGATTCTCCCCACGGTCGCGACCCAGGGCGCGATCGCCGAGTGCCGCCAGCTGGTCGAGATCGCGGCGCCGCCGCTGGCGAAGGCCGGCGCTCTCGGCCGGCTCTATGGGCCCCTGCGCGAGGTGGCCACCCGGGCCATGGCGGGCGGCGGCGCGATCGCCGGCGAGCCGTTCCGCGACAGCGTCGTGACCGCGCTGCGGCAGGGGCCGGCGAAGGAGCTGCCCGATCCCGACGGCGTGATCCGCGGCGCGGGCCTCGAGGATCGCTCCCAGCCGCTCGACGCAGCGCTCGAGCGGTTCGATCGCACCGCGGCGCTCGCGCCCGGCCGCGCGGTTCATCACGCCTCGTTCGGCGCCGGGCGGATCGCCGCCAACGACGGCGAGAACGTGCTCATCGACTTCGCGCACTCGAAGCATCACCGCATGCCGTTTCTCGCCGCCCAGCGCACGTTGACGCCGATCGACGCGGGAGATTTGCGCCTGCTCAAGGTCTCGGACGCGGCCGGGCTGAAGAAGCTGATCGCCGAGGATCCGGCGACCACGCTGGTGCGCGCGCTCAAGTCGCTCAACGGAGACGCCGACGCGCAGAAGCTCAAGGTATTCCTGGTGGGCTCGGACCTGATTCCTTCCACCGAGTGGACCTCGTTCTGGCGCAAGGCCAGAGCCGCGGCCGAGAAGGACGCGCGCATCGACTCGTCGCGGGCCTTCGAGCAGCGTTATCGGCTGGCGGCCGAGGGCAGCGCGTCCTCGGGCGACGCGGTACCGTTGCCGGCGCTCGAGCCGCGCAAGCCGGCGCGCCACGAGCTGGCCAAGATCCGCCGGTTCCTGGCGCAGCACCCGAACGTCGAGAAACCGCTCGCGCAGCGCTTTGGCCGCACCGTCGAGCGAGTGATGAAGGATGCCGAGGGCGAGCGCGTGGATCGCGCGCGCGCCGGACTCTACTTCACCCGCTGGAATCCGGAGCGCGCCGCCGAATGGGGCCGGGTGCTGCAGTCGCTGTGGGAGCAGGGGCTCGAGATCGGCGAGCTGGCCGGCGAGGACGAACAGCTCGCGCTGCTCGAGGTCTCGCACGCGGTCGGGGTGGAGGCCGAGGCGATTCTCTCGGCGCTCGATTCGCGCTTCGCGGCGGTGCGCGAGCGCGCCGAGTTCTTCCAGGCGCAGCTCGACGACGCCGGCCGGGCCGAGCTGCGGCGCACGCTCCTCGAGCACGCCACGCGCCATCCGGCCGCCGCGCTGCGGCTGATCGAAGAGACGTCGGCCGGCAAACCCGCCGATGGCTGGCAGGTGCTGGTGGCGGCGATGACGCTGATCGAGGACAAGCCGAAGCCCTCGACCGCCGAGAAGATCCTGCGCCTGCTCGAACCCGGAGGAGCGATCGATCGGATGCTCGCGAACCTCCCGCGGCCCGACGAGACCCAGCTCCGTATTCGCGTGCTGCTCCGCCAGTGGCGCTCGAGCGATCGCTTCCTGTTCCCGACGCTGGACGCGATGAAGCGGCTGGGGCTCGGCGAAGAGGTCGAGTGGCTCGCGCAGCAGCGCCAGCAGAAGACCGACAAGCTGTTCGAGAGCGTGGGCAAGCAGGCGGAAGATTCGGACATTCCCGTGATGACGCGCGCGACCTGGAATCGCCTCTCGAAAGAGCTCGAGCGGTTGCAGAAGGAGCTGCGCACCACGATTCCGCAGACCATCCAGCGCGCCCGCGAGCTGGGCGATCTGCGCGAGAACGCCGAGTTCCACTCGGCGAAGCTCAAGCAGTCCAACGTCAGCAAGCTGGTGGCCTCGCTCCAGCTGCGCCTGGCGCGCGCGCGCTTCGTGGACGAGGCCGAGTACAAGGATGGCGTGGTGGGGCTCGGCAGCGAGGTCGCGCTCGAGAGCGACGACGAGGTCACGACCTACTGGATCCTCGGCGAAGGCGAGCAGCACCACGGCGACCACGTGATCTCCTTCCAGTCCCCCGTGGGTCGCGCGCTGATGGGACTCTCGATTGGAGACGAAGCGGAGTTGGGCGAGGCTGAACATCGCCGCCGCTATCGCGTGGTCTCGATCGAGCGCCGCCTCCCGCCGGTCGAGGGTGCAGACCCGCTCGCAACCGGCTGA